The proteins below are encoded in one region of Pacificitalea manganoxidans:
- the rpsP gene encoding 30S ribosomal protein S16, whose protein sequence is MAMKIRLARGGSKKRPHYAIVATDSRMPRDGRFIEKLGTYNPLLAKDDERRVVMDIERVQHWIAQGAKPTDRIQRFLEAAGAAEKAERNNPKKAKPGKKAEERAEERAAKAAAAAEAANAPAEEQSAE, encoded by the coding sequence ATGGCCATGAAGATCCGGCTCGCCCGTGGCGGCTCCAAGAAACGCCCCCACTACGCCATCGTTGCCACCGACAGCCGCATGCCCCGCGACGGCCGCTTTATCGAGAAGCTCGGCACCTACAACCCGCTGCTCGCCAAGGATGACGAGCGCCGCGTGGTGATGGATATCGAGCGTGTGCAGCACTGGATCGCTCAGGGCGCCAAGCCGACCGACCGCATCCAGCGCTTCCTCGAAGCTGCTGGCGCCGCCGAGAAGGCCGAGCGCAACAACCCCAAGAAAGCGAAGCCCGGCAAGAAAGCCGAAGAGCGCGCCGAAGAGCGTGCCGCGAAGGCCGCCGCCGCTGCCGAAGCTGCGAACGCCCCCGCCGAAGAGCAGTCCGCCGAGTAA
- a CDS encoding chorismate mutase, whose protein sequence is MPAAHVSDDLSDDAARAAQLLLEHRASIDRLDAILVYTLGERFKHTQNVGRLKAEHDLPPSDPSREEQQIARLEDLAKEADLDPEFAKKFLNFIIQEVIRHHKAHQE, encoded by the coding sequence ATGCCTGCGGCTCATGTCTCTGACGATCTGTCCGATGACGCCGCCCGCGCCGCCCAGCTGCTGCTGGAACACCGCGCCAGCATCGACCGGCTTGACGCGATCCTCGTCTACACGCTGGGCGAGCGGTTCAAGCACACGCAGAATGTTGGCCGCCTGAAGGCCGAACATGACCTTCCGCCCAGCGATCCCTCCCGCGAGGAGCAGCAGATCGCCCGGCTCGAAGATCTGGCGAAGGAGGCCGACCTCGACCCCGAATTCGCCAAAAAATTCCTGAATTTCATCATTCAGGAGGTGATCCGCCACCATAAGGCGCATCAGGAATAA
- the ffh gene encoding signal recognition particle protein has protein sequence MFENLSDRLSGVFERLTKQGALSDEDVKTALREVRVALLEADVSLPVARAFVKAVQDKATGQAVTKSVTPGQQVVKIVHDELVHVLSGDDANPGEMKIDNPPAPILMVGLQGSGKTTTTAKLARRLSQRNGKRVLMASLDVNRPAAMEQLAILGQQIGVDTLPIVKGQTPVQIATRAKQQAALGGYDVYMLDTAGRLHIDDVLMDEVQSVRDVVKPRETLLVVDGLTGQDAVNVAQEFDGKIGVSGVVLTRMDGDGRGGAALSMRAITGKPIKFVGLGEKMDALEEFHPDRIAGRILGMGDIVALVEKAQETIEAEQAERMMKRFQKGQFSMNDLRMQLDQMLKMGGMEGLMGMMPGMGKMKGQMEGAGVDDRMLRRQIALINSMTKRERANPALLQASRKKRIAKGAGLEVAELNKLLKMHRQMADMMKKMGKKGMLKGAMKGMFGKGGMPDPSTMDPKALEAAARKMGAPGMGGMGGMGGMPGLGGGALPPGLSGFGKKK, from the coding sequence ATGTTCGAGAACCTGTCCGATCGACTCTCTGGGGTCTTTGAGCGCCTGACCAAGCAAGGCGCGCTGTCCGATGAGGACGTCAAAACCGCCCTGCGCGAGGTGCGCGTCGCGCTGCTGGAAGCCGACGTATCGCTGCCCGTCGCCCGCGCCTTCGTCAAGGCTGTGCAGGATAAGGCCACGGGTCAGGCGGTGACCAAATCGGTCACTCCGGGCCAGCAGGTCGTCAAGATCGTCCATGACGAACTGGTGCATGTGCTGTCGGGCGACGACGCCAACCCCGGCGAGATGAAGATCGACAACCCGCCCGCGCCGATCCTGATGGTCGGTTTGCAGGGGTCGGGTAAGACGACCACCACCGCCAAGCTCGCCCGCAGGCTCAGCCAGCGCAACGGCAAGCGGGTGCTGATGGCCTCGCTCGACGTGAACCGCCCGGCAGCGATGGAACAGCTCGCGATCCTCGGCCAGCAGATCGGCGTTGACACACTGCCGATCGTCAAGGGTCAGACCCCGGTGCAGATCGCCACGCGCGCCAAACAGCAGGCAGCACTGGGCGGCTACGACGTCTACATGCTGGACACCGCCGGGCGTCTGCATATCGACGATGTGCTGATGGACGAAGTGCAGTCGGTCCGCGATGTGGTCAAGCCGCGCGAAACCCTGCTGGTCGTCGATGGCCTGACCGGTCAGGACGCCGTCAACGTCGCACAGGAATTCGACGGCAAGATCGGCGTCTCCGGCGTCGTGCTGACGCGGATGGATGGCGACGGGCGCGGCGGTGCGGCCCTGTCGATGCGCGCGATCACCGGCAAGCCGATCAAGTTCGTCGGCCTCGGCGAGAAGATGGACGCGCTGGAGGAATTCCACCCCGACCGGATCGCGGGCCGTATCCTTGGCATGGGCGACATCGTCGCGCTGGTCGAGAAGGCACAGGAAACCATCGAGGCCGAACAGGCCGAGCGGATGATGAAGCGCTTCCAGAAGGGTCAGTTCTCGATGAACGACCTGCGGATGCAGCTGGATCAGATGCTCAAGATGGGCGGCATGGAAGGCCTGATGGGCATGATGCCCGGCATGGGCAAGATGAAAGGCCAGATGGAAGGCGCGGGCGTCGATGACCGCATGCTGCGCCGCCAGATCGCGCTGATCAATTCCATGACCAAGCGCGAACGCGCCAACCCCGCCCTGTTGCAGGCCAGCCGCAAGAAACGGATCGCCAAGGGCGCCGGTCTGGAAGTGGCCGAACTGAACAAACTTCTGAAAATGCACCGCCAGATGGCGGACATGATGAAGAAGATGGGCAAGAAGGGCATGCTCAAGGGCGCGATGAAGGGCATGTTCGGCAAGGGCGGCATGCCCGATCCCTCCACCATGGACCCCAAGGCGCTGGAAGCGGCTGCCCGCAAGATGGGCGCGCCCGGCATGGGCGGAATGGGTGGCATGGGCGGCATGCCCGGTCTGGGCGGCGGCGCATTGCCGCCGGGCCTGTCCGGCTTCGGCAAGAAGAAGTGA
- the rimM gene encoding ribosome maturation factor RimM (Essential for efficient processing of 16S rRNA), whose protein sequence is MTDPRVCVAAIAGSFGVKGEVRLKSFCADPEDVASYGPLWTEDGTQSYEVTLARSITNGFAARLSGVRTKEEADALKGVRLFAGRDVLPDLPDHEFYHADLIGLAVFDTGGTQLGTVRAVHDHGAGDLLEIHGPNLKATVLLPFTRAVIPTVDVKGGRIVADPPDGLF, encoded by the coding sequence ATGACTGACCCCCGCGTCTGCGTCGCCGCCATTGCCGGCTCCTTCGGCGTGAAAGGCGAAGTCCGGCTGAAGAGCTTCTGCGCCGATCCGGAGGATGTGGCGAGCTACGGCCCGCTATGGACCGAGGATGGCACCCAAAGCTACGAGGTCACCCTCGCCCGCTCCATCACCAATGGGTTTGCCGCGCGCCTGTCCGGGGTCCGCACCAAGGAAGAGGCCGACGCGCTCAAGGGCGTGCGCCTGTTTGCCGGGCGCGATGTTCTGCCTGACCTGCCGGATCATGAATTCTACCACGCCGATCTGATCGGGCTGGCGGTGTTCGACACCGGCGGCACCCAATTGGGCACCGTGCGCGCCGTCCATGATCATGGCGCAGGCGATCTGCTGGAAATCCACGGACCGAACCTGAAGGCCACGGTGCTGCTGCCGTTCACCCGCGCCGTGATCCCCACCGTCGATGTGAAAGGCGGCCGCATCGTCGCCGACCCGCCAGACGGCCTGTTCTGA